The Lysinibacillus timonensis nucleotide sequence TATTCGATTATTTAGGGATTTTAAAATGTTCAATTCTAGTGATTCAGCTCTAGTCTTTAATATCAATCATAGCTCACATCCTTATCTTAAAAATAAAATTCTATAATTTATTGTAAAAATAATTAGTTTAATAAATATTTACAAGAGTTTAAAGATTTTGTAAATATTTACTTATTGAATATAAGGGGTACTATTCATTGTTGCTCTCTAATTTCGTAGGCAAACCCGCTGACAAGATCAAAAACAAATAAATACGCCCAAGAAATTGTTTCACCCAGCAGTAGTCGGACAAAGCAAGAGTTCCCCGTACCGATAGGCATTAACACATCCATAATATTTTGCATACTCTAATCTAGATATATATCGAATTATAAGGAGGTTTGTATGCGTGAAAAGATGGTTAAAGCCTAGTTTGCTCGTTTTCTTTTCCAGTTTAATGCTTCTCGCACTCGCCGCTTGTGGCGGGAAAGATGAGCTTAAAACAGTGAAAGTCGGGGAAGTAACGCGTTCTATTTTTTATGCACCATTATATGTAGCAATTGAGAAAGGATATTTTGAAGAAGAAGGGCTAAACATTGAATTGTCCACGATTCCAGGTGGAGATAAAACGATGACGGCGCTTTTATCAGATGGTATTGATGTAGCGCTTGTTGGTGCAGAAACATCTATTTATGTATCAGCTCAAGGTGCGAATGACCCAATTAAAAACTTTGCTCAACTAACACAAACAGATGGAACTTTTTTAGTTTCTCGTGAGCCAATAGAAAACTTCACATGGGATATGTTAAGAGATTCAGTATTCCTCGGTCAACGTAAGGGCGGTATGCCTCAAATGGTTGGCGAATATGTATTAAAACAACATGGAATCAACCCTCAAGAAGATTTAGAATTAATTCAAAATATTGATTTCGCAAATATTTCTACAGCATTCGCTTCTGGAACGGGTGACTTTGTTCAGCTGTTTGAACCTACTGCTAGTGTATTTGAAGCTGAAGGTGTCGGCTACATCGTGGCATCCTTTGGTACTGAATCAGGCCATGTTCCATATACAGTCTTCATGGCTAAAGATAGCTATATGGAAGCAAGTCCTGAAACGATTGAGGCCTTCACAAGAGCAATTAAGAAGGCACAGGATTTCGTATATTCAAATTCAGCTGAAGAAGTAGCAAAGGCAATTTCTCCTTACTTTGAGGACACCGAGAATGAATTAATTGCAACTGTTGTTGATCGTTATCGTGCGCAAGAATCTTTTGCAAAGGATCCAATTTTAGATGAGGAAGAATGGAACAACTTGCAAAACATTATGGATGAAGCTGGAGAATTACCTGAGAGAATTCCGTATGAAAATTTAGTTGATACTGAATTTGCTGAAAAGGTTACGAACTAAAATGACCTTTTTAACTGTCAGCAATGTACATCATACGTATTTCTCTAGCGAAACTGCTACAGAAGCGTTAAGAGATATCAATTTAACGATCAACAAAGGCGAATTTGTTTCATTTATCGGCCCAAGTGGTTGTGGAAAAACAACGCTCCTATCAATATTAGCTGGATTGTTTCCTCCAACAGCGGGTAAAGTACAAATTGAAGAACAAGATGTTTATGAAAATGCTGACTTATCAATTGGTTATATGCTACAACAAGACTATCTCTTTCCTTGG carries:
- a CDS encoding ABC transporter substrate-binding protein; amino-acid sequence: MLLALAACGGKDELKTVKVGEVTRSIFYAPLYVAIEKGYFEEEGLNIELSTIPGGDKTMTALLSDGIDVALVGAETSIYVSAQGANDPIKNFAQLTQTDGTFLVSREPIENFTWDMLRDSVFLGQRKGGMPQMVGEYVLKQHGINPQEDLELIQNIDFANISTAFASGTGDFVQLFEPTASVFEAEGVGYIVASFGTESGHVPYTVFMAKDSYMEASPETIEAFTRAIKKAQDFVYSNSAEEVAKAISPYFEDTENELIATVVDRYRAQESFAKDPILDEEEWNNLQNIMDEAGELPERIPYENLVDTEFAEKVTN